A window of the Peromyscus leucopus breed LL Stock chromosome 22, UCI_PerLeu_2.1, whole genome shotgun sequence genome harbors these coding sequences:
- the LOC119086440 gene encoding basic proline-rich protein-like, whose translation MPGCPDAQLRSVLGTWPRLPPGLGTAVRFPGAAVSRSGPGVFSGCPGARMLSLPPGLGTAVRSPGGARWDLSPAGVSLTSSGSLRRSRPRVGSDSIDAVPPAHSHPTPPPPPPPPPPPALTPQPAPHPPPPPPPPPPPRPSPPQPAPHPPQPAPHPPARPSPPSPTPSSPPTRPSPPPPPAPHPPTPPTPPSPPPPARPSPAPHPPPPPPPPPAASPSPPLTPPPPAPHPPPALTPPRPLTPPHPPPRPPSPPPAPHPPPPLPPPPTRPPRPPPPPPPSPPLTPPPPPPPPPARPHPPAPPPAPHPPSPPSPPNPPPQPPPLTPPPPPPPPTPHPPLTPQPAPSPPRPPPPPSPPLTPPSPPLTPPPAPHPPPPPPPPPPPPPPPPPPPPPPPPPPPPPPPPPPPPPPPPPPPPPPPTPPPPHPPPPPRPPPRPSPPPPPPPPPPPPSPPAAPHPPQPAPHPPAARPSPPPAPPHPPQPAPSPPHPPLTPRSPPPHPPQPAPHPPQPAPHPPNPPLTPPSPPLTPQPFHLWILQCPARAADGARAPLRAPPGAGVNPAKVLAQWRPPR comes from the exons GCAGTTCGGTTCCCGGGCGCGGCTGTGAGCAGATCCGGCCCGGGGGTCTTTTCCGGGTGCCCGGGTGCCCGGATGCTCAGCTTGCCGCCCGGCCTGGGGACCGCAGTTCGGTCCCCGGGTGGTGCGCGTTGGGACCTGAGCCCCGCAGGGGTCAGTCTGACGTCCTCGGGGTCTCTGCGGCGCTCGCGCCCACGCGTGGGCTCAGACTCGATTGATGCGGT CCCCCCAgcccattcccaccccacccccccccccccccccccaccccccccccccccagccctcaccccccagcccgcccctcaccccccccccccccccccccccccccctccaccccgcccctcacccccccagcccgcccctcaccccccccagcccgcccctcaccccccagcccgcccctcaccccccagtcccaccccCTCATCCCCCCCAAcccgcccctcacccccccccccgcccgcccctcacccccccaccccccccaccccgccctcacccccccccccagcccgccCCTCAcccgcccctcaccccccccca ccgcccccccccccccccgccgcctcACCCAGcccgcccctcaccccccccccccccgcccctcaccccccacccgccctcacccccccccgccccctcaccccccctcaccccccgccccgccccccctcacccccacccgcccctcacccccccccgcccctcccccccccccccacccgccccccccgcccccctcccccccccccccccagcccgcccctcacccccccgcccccccccccgcccccccccgcccgccctcacccccccgcccccccacccgcccctcacccccccaGCCCGCCCTCACCCCCCAACCCGCCCCCCCAGCCcccgcccctcaccccccccccccccccccccccccccaccccccacccccccctcaccccccagcccgccccctcacccccccgcccgccccccccccccagcccgcccctcaccccccccagcccgcccctcacccccccacccgcccctcaccccccccccccccccccccccccccccccccccccccccccccccccccccccccccccccccccccccccccccccacccccccccccccccccccccccccccccccccccccccccccccccccccccccccccccccacccccccccccccccacccgcccccacccccccgcccccccccccgcccctcaccccccccgcccccaccccccccccccccccccccctcacccccagccgcCCCTCACCCCCCGCAGCCCGCCCCTCACCCCCCCGCAGcccgcccctcaccccccccagccccccctcaccccccgcAGCccgccccctcacccccccacccccccctcaccccccgcAGCCCGCCCCCTCACCCCCCGCagcccgccccccaccccccccagcccGCCCCTCATCCCCCCAAcccgcccctcaccccccccaGCCCGCCCCTCACCCCCCAGCCCTTCCATCTCTGGATCCTGCAGTGCCCGGCTCGAGCAGCAGATGGCGCCCGCGCTCCCCTCCGCGCACCACCTGGAGCTGGGGTGAACCCCGCAAAGGTTCTAGCACAGTGGCGACCCCCGCGGTGA